One window from the genome of Drosophila albomicans strain 15112-1751.03 chromosome 2L, ASM965048v2, whole genome shotgun sequence encodes:
- the LOC127565130 gene encoding uncharacterized protein LOC127565130 translates to MYRASYQKGFLTILYSVGSSPLDNWSTFTKNGYIKRIYDEDIKSLVLEIMGSNVSTTFIHCPSDCKAELGIKLPFLVLLIKNMHKYFCFEVKIQDDQRFMRRFRVSNFQSKTSVKPFCTAMPMGMSPGWNQIQFNLADFTRRAYGSNYLETVSLQVHANVRIRRIYFTDKLYTEAELPNDYKLLGKPKDIKKEKQFKAPPTARPPSPLNTGRPEAAPKQVNVEATALETETEVDVAPPESKSMDVGPEPDTAPAATTEPEPPAQTEATEEAYY, encoded by the exons ATGTATCGCGCTTCATATCAAAAGGGTTTCCTTACGATCCTCTACAGCGTGGGCAGCTCTCCGCTGGACAACTGGTCCACATTT ACCAAAAATGGCTATATTAAGCGCATTTACGATGAAGACATCAAATCGTTGGTGCTGGAAATTATGGGTTCTAATGTGTCCACCACATTTATACACTGTCCCAGTGATTGCAAGGCTGAGCTCGGCATTAAGTTGCCATTTCTAGTCTTGCTCATCAAGAATATGcacaaatacttttgttttgagGTTAAG ATACAAGATGATCAGCGTTTCATGCGCCGCTTTCGTGTGTCCAATTTCCAGAGTAAAACATCGGTGAAACCTTTTTGTACAGCAATGCCCATGGGCATGTCACCGGGCTGGAATCAGATCCAATTCAATTTGGCCGATTTTACGCGTCGCGCTTACGGTTCAAATTATTTGGAGACTGTTTCCCTCCAAGTACATGCCAATGTGCGCATTCGACGCATCTACTTCACCGATAAACTTTACACGGAAGCCGAGCTACCCAACGACTACAAGTTGCTGGGCAAGCCCAAGGATATCAAGAAAGAGAAACAGTTCAAAGCTCCGCCCACAGCGCGTCCTCCATCGCCCCTAAACACGGGACGACCCGAAGCGGCACCCAAGCAAGTGAATGTGGAAGCAACGGCACTGGAAACGGAAACAGAAGTGGATGTTGCCCCACCGGAATCGAAGTCAATGGATGTGGGTCCGGAACCAGATACAGCACCAGCTGCTACTACAGAGCCGGAACCTCCAGCCCAAACCGAGGCTACGGAGGAGGCTTATTATTGA
- the LOC127565129 gene encoding replication termination factor 2 — protein MGCDGGTIPKRDELVRVKQKPEQKDKDAEREFRWLHCALTQQRLQEPIAMCTMGRLYSKQSVIERLLEKEKMPETSSHVRSMKDIKTLQLTPNPAFTDEDKTEGLLDTRHAPYICKLIGLEMSGKFRFVALWSCGCVMSERALKQIKGSSASTCPLCQQPYGVEDVIVLNGNEEDLEMMKVKAEMRAAKRKSSKKDKKKDKNTETSVKTETVVEATETATCSSIKIEKPKDEKPSSSNSSKVKVIANPKRLGAVNAMQDPELKRLKTDFSVAKDPKASDVYKSLFTSHKTDKEQERAHWITYNPFYN, from the exons atggGATGTGATGGTGGCACCATACCAAAACGCGATGAGCTTGTGCGAGTCAAGCAAAAGCCCGAGCAG AAAGACAAAGATGCAGAGCGTGAATTTCGCTGGCTGCACTGTGCGCTAACCCAGCAGCGTCTGCAGGAGCCAATTGCCATGTGCACCATGGGCCGTTTATACTCCAAGCAGAGTGTCATCGAGCGTCTGCTGGAGAAAGAGAAAATGCCAGAGACTTCGTCGCATGTGCGCAGCATGAAGGACATTAAAACGCTGCAGTTGACACCGAATCCTGCCTTCACCGATGAGGACAAGACCGAAGGACTGCTGGACACTCGCCATGCGCCCTACATCTGCAAACTGATTGGCCTAGAGATGTCGGGCAAATTTCGCTTTGTGGCACTTTGGAGCTGTGGCTGCGTGATGTCGGAGCGTGCTCTAAAACAGATCAAGGGCAGCTCGGCGAGCACTTGTCCGCTGTGTCAGCAGCCGTATGGCGTGGAGGATGTCATAGTGCTTAATGGCAACGAGGAAGATTTGGAGATGATGAAGGTTAAGGCCGAGATGCGTGCAGCTAAGCGCAAGTCATCCAAAAAGGACAAAAAGAAGGATAAGAATACAGAAACCAGCGTCAAGACGGAGACGGTTGTGGAGGCAACTGAGACCGCTACCTGTTCCAGCATCAAAATAGAGAAACCCAAGGACGAAAAACCCtcgagcagcaacagtagtAAAGTGAAAGTCATAGCGAATCCCAAGCGTTTGGGCGCTGTGAATGCGATGCAAGATCCGGAACTGAAGCGCCTAAAGACCGATTTCAGCGTGGCCAAAGATCCCAAGGCTAGCGATGTATACAAGTCACTCTTTACCAGTCACAAGACAGACAAGGAGCAGGAGCGCGCTCACTGGATCACCTATAATCCCTTCTACAATTAA
- the LOC127565128 gene encoding lipase member H-A isoform X4 — MRDFNVITVDWRPLTRYPCYLHSLINTRLTAQCTAQVYSFLTHYGATREKITCVGHSLGAHICGMISNHLTKKQYRIIGLDPARPLIERKKSNRFRLSIDDATVIQVLHTNAGFLGQEDNTGHLNYCINGGRVQPFCKGNPIRRSRCSHFLSICYLATATMKHTKFMGVPCPNGCVNLSGPKRLPVNGRINPFEFVSLLRDYKIGNDAPDDARGCICIDVPYAKHCPFTDA, encoded by the exons ATGCGCGACTTTAATGTGATCACCGTGGATTGGCGACCTCTTACACGATATCCTTGTTATCTCCATTCTCTAATCAACACGCGACTAACTGCTCAGTGTACAGCCCAAGTATACTCGTTTCTCACGCATTATGGCGCCACACGTGAGAAGATCACATGTGTGGGACACTCACTGGGCGCCCACATCTGCGGCATGATTAGCAATCATCTGACCAAGAAGCAATATCGCATTATCGGCTTGGATCCCGCGCGACCTCTTATTGAGCGCAAGAAGAGTAATCGATTTCGTTTATCGATAGACGACGCGACTGTTATACAAGTGCTCCACACAAATGCGGGCTTCTTGGGTCAAGAGGACAATACGGGGCATCTCAATTACTGTATTAATGGAGGTCGCGTGCAGCCCTTTTGCAAGGGCAATCCAATTA ggCGCTCTCGGTGCTCGCATTTTCTGAGCATTTGCTATTTGGCTACGGCGACCATGAAGCATACCAAATTTATGGGCGTGCCGTGTCCCAATGGTTGCGTAAATCTTTCGGGGCCAAAACGTTTGCCCGTTAATGGTCGCATTAATCCATTTGAGTTTGTTTCGCTGTTGCGAGATTATAAAATAGGCAATGACGCGCCCGACGA CGCGCGCGGCTGTATTTGCATTGATGTGCCGTATGCCAAACACTGTCCATTCACAGATGcgtaa
- the LOC127565128 gene encoding lipase member H-A isoform X2, which yields MKIVSLTILQLFADAQSLLLNQMDWKNLMRSGALDLNVLRCFLRDKNFCPSPYIEHRLYAPTGPRSGLPLNIHNPLTLYKGGFGKQRETVFIVHGFNGTATDKHLQFLRDAYLMRDFNVITVDWRPLTRYPCYLHSLINTRLTAQCTAQVYSFLTHYGATREKITCVGHSLGAHICGMISNHLTKKQYRIIGLDPARPLIERKKSNRFRLSIDDATVIQVLHTNAGFLGQEDNTGHLNYCINGGRVQPFCKGNPIRRSRCSHFLSICYLATATMKHTKFMGVPCPNGCVNLSGPKRLPVNGRINPFEFVSLLRDYKIGNDAPDDARGCICIDVPYAKHCPFTDA from the exons atgaaaatagtttCGCTTACGATCTTACAACTTTTTGCAGATGCACAAAGTTTGCTGCTAAACCAAATGGATTGGAAAAATCTGATGAGGAGCGGCGCATTGGATTTAAATGTCTTGCGTTGTTTTTTGCGCGACAAAAACTTTTGTCCCAGTCCCTATATCGAACATCGTCTCTATGCACC CACTGGGCCACGCAGCGGACTACCGTTGAACATCCACAATCCGTTGACATTGTACAAGGGCGGATTTGGGAAACAGCGCGAAACGGTCTTCATAGTGCATGGCTTCAATGGCACGGCGACAGACAAGCATCTGCAGTTTCTGAGGGACG catatTTGATGCGCGACTTTAATGTGATCACCGTGGATTGGCGACCTCTTACACGATATCCTTGTTATCTCCATTCTCTAATCAACACGCGACTAACTGCTCAGTGTACAGCCCAAGTATACTCGTTTCTCACGCATTATGGCGCCACACGTGAGAAGATCACATGTGTGGGACACTCACTGGGCGCCCACATCTGCGGCATGATTAGCAATCATCTGACCAAGAAGCAATATCGCATTATCGGCTTGGATCCCGCGCGACCTCTTATTGAGCGCAAGAAGAGTAATCGATTTCGTTTATCGATAGACGACGCGACTGTTATACAAGTGCTCCACACAAATGCGGGCTTCTTGGGTCAAGAGGACAATACGGGGCATCTCAATTACTGTATTAATGGAGGTCGCGTGCAGCCCTTTTGCAAGGGCAATCCAATTA ggCGCTCTCGGTGCTCGCATTTTCTGAGCATTTGCTATTTGGCTACGGCGACCATGAAGCATACCAAATTTATGGGCGTGCCGTGTCCCAATGGTTGCGTAAATCTTTCGGGGCCAAAACGTTTGCCCGTTAATGGTCGCATTAATCCATTTGAGTTTGTTTCGCTGTTGCGAGATTATAAAATAGGCAATGACGCGCCCGACGA CGCGCGCGGCTGTATTTGCATTGATGTGCCGTATGCCAAACACTGTCCATTCACAGATGcgtaa
- the LOC127565128 gene encoding lipase member H-A isoform X1, whose translation MKFVIAICLLLTLIAKDAQSLLLNQMDWKNLMRSGALDLNVLRCFLRDKNFCPSPYIEHRLYAPTGPRSGLPLNIHNPLTLYKGGFGKQRETVFIVHGFNGTATDKHLQFLRDAYLMRDFNVITVDWRPLTRYPCYLHSLINTRLTAQCTAQVYSFLTHYGATREKITCVGHSLGAHICGMISNHLTKKQYRIIGLDPARPLIERKKSNRFRLSIDDATVIQVLHTNAGFLGQEDNTGHLNYCINGGRVQPFCKGNPIRRSRCSHFLSICYLATATMKHTKFMGVPCPNGCVNLSGPKRLPVNGRINPFEFVSLLRDYKIGNDAPDDARGCICIDVPYAKHCPFTDA comes from the exons atgaaatttgtaattgctATCTGCCTTCTTTTAACGCTAATTGCCAAAG ATGCACAAAGTTTGCTGCTAAACCAAATGGATTGGAAAAATCTGATGAGGAGCGGCGCATTGGATTTAAATGTCTTGCGTTGTTTTTTGCGCGACAAAAACTTTTGTCCCAGTCCCTATATCGAACATCGTCTCTATGCACC CACTGGGCCACGCAGCGGACTACCGTTGAACATCCACAATCCGTTGACATTGTACAAGGGCGGATTTGGGAAACAGCGCGAAACGGTCTTCATAGTGCATGGCTTCAATGGCACGGCGACAGACAAGCATCTGCAGTTTCTGAGGGACG catatTTGATGCGCGACTTTAATGTGATCACCGTGGATTGGCGACCTCTTACACGATATCCTTGTTATCTCCATTCTCTAATCAACACGCGACTAACTGCTCAGTGTACAGCCCAAGTATACTCGTTTCTCACGCATTATGGCGCCACACGTGAGAAGATCACATGTGTGGGACACTCACTGGGCGCCCACATCTGCGGCATGATTAGCAATCATCTGACCAAGAAGCAATATCGCATTATCGGCTTGGATCCCGCGCGACCTCTTATTGAGCGCAAGAAGAGTAATCGATTTCGTTTATCGATAGACGACGCGACTGTTATACAAGTGCTCCACACAAATGCGGGCTTCTTGGGTCAAGAGGACAATACGGGGCATCTCAATTACTGTATTAATGGAGGTCGCGTGCAGCCCTTTTGCAAGGGCAATCCAATTA ggCGCTCTCGGTGCTCGCATTTTCTGAGCATTTGCTATTTGGCTACGGCGACCATGAAGCATACCAAATTTATGGGCGTGCCGTGTCCCAATGGTTGCGTAAATCTTTCGGGGCCAAAACGTTTGCCCGTTAATGGTCGCATTAATCCATTTGAGTTTGTTTCGCTGTTGCGAGATTATAAAATAGGCAATGACGCGCCCGACGA CGCGCGCGGCTGTATTTGCATTGATGTGCCGTATGCCAAACACTGTCCATTCACAGATGcgtaa
- the LOC127565128 gene encoding lipase member H-A isoform X3 encodes MKFVIAICLLLTLIAKDAQSLLLNQMDWKNLMRSGALDLNVLRCFLRDKNFCPSPYIEHRLYAPGLPLNIHNPLTLYKGGFGKQRETVFIVHGFNGTATDKHLQFLRDAYLMRDFNVITVDWRPLTRYPCYLHSLINTRLTAQCTAQVYSFLTHYGATREKITCVGHSLGAHICGMISNHLTKKQYRIIGLDPARPLIERKKSNRFRLSIDDATVIQVLHTNAGFLGQEDNTGHLNYCINGGRVQPFCKGNPIRRSRCSHFLSICYLATATMKHTKFMGVPCPNGCVNLSGPKRLPVNGRINPFEFVSLLRDYKIGNDAPDDARGCICIDVPYAKHCPFTDA; translated from the exons atgaaatttgtaattgctATCTGCCTTCTTTTAACGCTAATTGCCAAAG ATGCACAAAGTTTGCTGCTAAACCAAATGGATTGGAAAAATCTGATGAGGAGCGGCGCATTGGATTTAAATGTCTTGCGTTGTTTTTTGCGCGACAAAAACTTTTGTCCCAGTCCCTATATCGAACATCGTCTCTATGCACC CGGACTACCGTTGAACATCCACAATCCGTTGACATTGTACAAGGGCGGATTTGGGAAACAGCGCGAAACGGTCTTCATAGTGCATGGCTTCAATGGCACGGCGACAGACAAGCATCTGCAGTTTCTGAGGGACG catatTTGATGCGCGACTTTAATGTGATCACCGTGGATTGGCGACCTCTTACACGATATCCTTGTTATCTCCATTCTCTAATCAACACGCGACTAACTGCTCAGTGTACAGCCCAAGTATACTCGTTTCTCACGCATTATGGCGCCACACGTGAGAAGATCACATGTGTGGGACACTCACTGGGCGCCCACATCTGCGGCATGATTAGCAATCATCTGACCAAGAAGCAATATCGCATTATCGGCTTGGATCCCGCGCGACCTCTTATTGAGCGCAAGAAGAGTAATCGATTTCGTTTATCGATAGACGACGCGACTGTTATACAAGTGCTCCACACAAATGCGGGCTTCTTGGGTCAAGAGGACAATACGGGGCATCTCAATTACTGTATTAATGGAGGTCGCGTGCAGCCCTTTTGCAAGGGCAATCCAATTA ggCGCTCTCGGTGCTCGCATTTTCTGAGCATTTGCTATTTGGCTACGGCGACCATGAAGCATACCAAATTTATGGGCGTGCCGTGTCCCAATGGTTGCGTAAATCTTTCGGGGCCAAAACGTTTGCCCGTTAATGGTCGCATTAATCCATTTGAGTTTGTTTCGCTGTTGCGAGATTATAAAATAGGCAATGACGCGCCCGACGA CGCGCGCGGCTGTATTTGCATTGATGTGCCGTATGCCAAACACTGTCCATTCACAGATGcgtaa